A segment of the Echinicola strongylocentroti genome:
CCACAAACTATAAGGCCTTCTCTCCAAGCTTCCCCAATGTAACCACCTTATAAAGTACAAGTTTCATAGCGTGTTTTGACCACCTAGCTTTCTGGAAAAACTAGAAGTTATGAATCTACAAGCAGAAATGGCCTCTCTGGTCGAAGAGTTTAAAACCACCGGTCTAACACAAAAATCCTTCAGTGAGCAAAAAGGGATCGGCTTCCATAAATTCAATTATTGGTACCGAAAACTGAGGGATGAACAGCCAGCGGGAACCACCGGCTTTCTACCGGTCCGTACACAGGGCAGCAGTGTTCCTGCAGAGGCGATGGAAGTGGTCTACCCGAACGGGGTAAAGCTGCGTGTGCCGGCCAGGGACCTATCGCTGTTGTCGGGCCTGATCAGACTGTACTGATGTTTTCTCTGGGCTCCCAGCACCAATATTTCCTGTACCGTTCCCCGGTTGACATGCGCAAAGGGTTCAACGGGCTTTACGGGATGGTCATCAATGAACTGGACCGGGACCCTGTTTCCGGGGAAGTGTTCGTCTTTGTCAACCGCCACCGCAACCTGATCAAACTCCTGCACTGGGAGAAGGGCGGTTTCGTTGTCTATTACAAACGATTGGAAAAAGGCACCTTCCTGCTCCCGGAGGACAGAGGTGACGGCGTGCTGGAATGGCCCGAACTGGTGCTGATGGTCGAGGGCATCCAGGTGGACGGCTACCGGCAGCGTCCCCGGTATATCCCCGGTTGATTTTTTTTACTGACCCGTGTTCAGCTTTTCGGGGCTGTATGCCCTTCTGTTAGTCCTACGGGCAGCTTTTTGAAGCCAGAATGGCCGAAATCATCTCCTGAGGGTTTTTTCCACAGGGGCTGTGGAAAAAAAGTCCATGGTTTTATAAGCAGGAGGTTTTATTTTCGGGCATGTCAAAGCCACTCGACCAGTTGACCAAAGCCGAACTGCTTGCCCTGCTGCAAAAGTCAGAGCAACAGGTGGCCGACCGTGAGCGGGTGATAGCCGAGAAGGAACGTATCCTGGCCGAGAAAGAAGCTTATGAGAAGCAGTTGTTGGCCCTGATCGAGAAGTTCAAGCGCATGGCCTTTGCCCAGAAGCGGGAACGCTTCGAGGGGAACAAGGACCAGCTGAACCTGCTCTTTGAACCTACCCAAGAACAAGAACAGCAACAACAGGAAGGGTTTTCCCGCAAAGTAGAATACATCCGTAAGAAACGCCCCGCCCATACGGGCAGACAGCCCTTGCCTGACCACCTTCCCGTAGAAGAGATCGAGATCCATCCGGAAGGGGACCTTTCCGGAATGGAGTGCATCGGCAAGGAAGTGACCGAAGAACTCGACTATATCCCTGCCCAATATATCCGCAGAAGGTACATCCGTTACAAGTATGCACCAAAGGACAGGTACAGCAGTGCCGGGGTAAAGATCGGCCTGTTGCCGGAAAGGGCCATCCCAAAGGGCATCCCGGGTTATGGGCTGCTCACCGACATCCTTACAAGGAAATACCTGGAACATATGCCGCTGTACCGGCAGGCACAGCGGTTCAAACGGGAAAAGATCCCCATAGCGCCCACCACACTTGAGGGATGGGTGAAACAGGGCCTGGAAAAACTAGAGCCCCTGTACGACTGCCTGGTGGCCGACACCAAGGCCATGGGCTATCTTATGGTGGACGAAAGTACCATCCGGGTATTGGACAGCGACAAGAAGGGCGCCTGCCACACGGGCTACTATTGGGTATACCATAACCCATTGGAAAACACCGTACTCTTTGATTACCAGCCTACCCGGAGCAAGGGAGGCCCCAGTGCCATACTGGAAAACTTTCAGGGCTACCTGCAGAGTGATGGCTATGCGGTGTACGAACACTATGCGGCCAATAAGGAGATCACCCACCTGGCCTGCTGGGCGCATGCGCGAAGAAAATACTTTGAAACCCTGGTGGAGAACAAGAAGCTGGCTTCCGAAGCCCTGGGCTTTATCGGCAAGCTCTACGATGTGGAAAAAAAGGCCAAGAAACTGAACCTCTCTGCCGAAGACCGTAAAAAGCTCCGTTTGGACGAGGCCTTGCCGGTGATCAACAAAATGTCCGAGTGGATCAAGAAGCAGCTTCCCAAGGCCCTGCCCAAAAGTGGGCTGAGAAAAGCCCTGTTCTACTCGGCCAATAGATGGGCCGAACTGTCCAATTACCTGTATGACGGGGAACTGGAAATCGACAACAACCTGGTGGAACGGGAAATCAGGTCCATGGTGGTCGGCCGGAAGAACTACCTGTTTGCCGGTTCCCATAAAGCGGCCCAAAGGACGGCCATGATCTATTCCTTCTTTGGGATATGCAAGCTACATGACGTGAATCCCCAGCAGTGCCTCGAACATGCACTGAGAAATATCATGACCATCAACCATAAAAACATCAGGGATCTATACCCGCAAAACTTCAACTTCACAACACGGGTTTAATAGGGCGGTTACTCCCCAATGCCATAAGCTTCTCTAACATTTCCATATCTTCCAAAAAAGAGTTCGACCCACGTACCGCCAGCTCCACTCCTACTAAAAATCCCCTTGAAATTGATAATCAAGGGGATTTTCTATTAATCATAGCTCATTTTCTCAAGTAAACTATCCACCTGATTTTTAAGTAATTTGAGATGATCTTTAGAAACAATTCTGTTTAACCCGGAATATGCATTAGCCTATCTGTTGCGACCTGAAACTGCTTCAAAATCAGCCGTTTCACTTTAGTTTTCGGCATAACCGTAGCGGTGCTACGCTAATGCCTCCAAACTAACTGATTTTCTTGCAATTTCAGCTCTCACTACGATTCCTAACGCATAATCCGGGTTTAAAAAATAGACTGGGGTTACACCTACCCATTTGGGAAGAATTTAGGTATAAAATGGATGGGGTTTCTGAAACAACAAATTCAACGTCAATACAAAAATCCAAAGAGCCAGAGTGGAATCTTCTTTGCAGTACCGTATTCCAGGTCATCGAGTGCGAGAAAGGCGTTCTGTATACCAGCAATCTGTTTCTCACTTTTCCCTTTACCACCTATTTCAAACGTATAGCTGCCATCTATCAGGAAGTCCCCGGCTTTTGGATAGGTGACGCGGTGACCTGCCCCCGACAATTGCGTATAAAAGAAAGTTTCCCGCAGATTGCCAGCGTTGGGTTGACCTTCAGCCAGTGCCATTATGAGGCTTGTATTGTGCAAGAGCACCTTTTCAGGCTTATTCATTAGACTCACGCCAAATGCCGCGCTGCGTAGGTTATGAATCAATTGTGCCTTTTCCAGTAGATCAAGCATTTCCAACAGCCTGCTGCGGGAGGTGCCTACCTGATCGGCAAGTCGTGCAATATTAGGGGTAAATGGCACAGCTGTGGAAATGATATACAGCAACTTCTTCAATTTGGCTTGTGTGCTCGATTCTAGGGAACGGGCCTCAGGCAAGTCGTAGTCAATAATTACATTGATCAGCTGATTCAAGCGCATAAGATAATCTTGCTTACCACCTTCCAAGAAAAAGGGATAAGCCCCCATTGTCAAATAGTCCCTAAATGATTTCAACGGCGATTCCAGCTTACTTTTCAATTCATCTACGATCTGCGTATGATGTTCAAGAACATCCGTCAATGTAAATGACGGCAATACCAATCGCTCTTTCAGTGCGATAAATTCGCGCAGCGATAATTCTGGCAGGTGATAGCGTAACATCCTTCGGCTTAAATCGGCTTCTGAACGCTGCAAAGCTAAAATAGACGACCCGGAGACCACCAACTGAAGCTGTGGCTTGAAATCATACAGGTTCTTCACTTCTCTTTGCCAGTCTGCATACTTATGTACCTCATCCAAAAACAAATGCCTGCCGCCATGATGATAAAATTGTTCGGCAACATCGATCAGCGTATGCTGCTTGAAATACAAATCGTCTACGGATAGATAAAGCGTTTTATCCAACGGTAAGTTTGACTTAATATGCTGCAACATCAGCGTAGATTTGCCCGTCCCGCGTGCCCCTTCTATGCACACTGCCTGTGCCTTCCAGTTAATGTGTTCAGCGAGTCCTCGTACAAACCTCGTTTTTATGCTCCCTATAAGCTCCCTATATTTAGTAACTAATACTTCCATCGTATCAACAAAGATACTAAAAATAGCAATAAACGTATCACATACGATACGTTTAGATCAAAAAATGTATCACACCATGTACGAAAAAGGAAAAAACAGGTCTCTTACTAAGCCTGAAAAACACAAACAATCATGAAATTCTGACTGACATGGTTATGAAAATCTGATTGAAAACACGGAAAAAGGAAAAGCTACTTATTGCTCATTAAAATGCCCCCACTCTCCTTTTTAAAACATATTATCTCCCCACCTAAATACAAGCTAAAAGTCGAATATCCTCCCCTAAATGGTTCGAGTTTGCTCTTATCAGCTCCACCTGACGGCACAAATCCTCATTTCGAGAGTTTGTGCCGTTTTTTTTAACACCTAATACCCTGTCTATCAAACGGATAATACTAACCATTTTATTGACTTTCGGGGTTCGATAATTATTTTTTTCAAACACCAATAGTGCTGTTCCCCCGGCCAACTGAAATCCATCAAAAGGCAGCGGTCATCAGTTGTTTCAGGCTATCCAAAACAGCCTGAACCCTATAGGTTCCCTAAAATCGGGTGATTTCCTTTCTTTCTGCTTCGTTGCCTCGTTCAAAAACCCTTTTAATAACCGCCTTACCGTTTTTTTTTCAATCTATTTTTTGGATATCTGTATCCCAGAAAAGCGACTTCCGTAGCATGGACATATTGGGCTTATTTGTGGGCAATTTGTTTTTCTCTTTTTGGATATTAAAATACGTTTGGAACACCGCCAGGGTACCTCCTTCCAGCCCCAGCTTGTCCTCGATTTTCAGAGCCAAGGCAGTGTTAAGGCTTCTCCTGCCTTTGGTGATGGCGTTGAGGGTCTGCGGATATTCATGAATGGACAGGGCAAAGGGATGTTTTTTTATAGCACGTCTTTTCAGTTCCCGTTCCAATACAATACCCGGATGTATGCCTCTGTATTTTTCAATGTAAGAATTCATACCATAAGTATAAACAAAATCGTTTATACTTATTATTTCATAAAAGGGTATATAGAATTGATTTCACAACCGAACCTCTTGTATTTTAAGACTATCCGATGAACAGGGGTATTTTAACCAGTTTTGTAAACATCTACAAAACTATTTTTGGGATGATTATCAAAAAAATCATCCTTCCCGCTAGTCTTTAAAATATTAGACGTGTAAAATAATATTTCGCAAGCCCAACTGCTAGGTGCAGTTATTTACCACAAAGACTTCCTATATACGCCAACACAAAATCAGCTCTCTCCCTGACCGATCCCTTGGGCACCGTAATTACCTCATAACCATAGCCGGTATAAGTATCCAACATTTTCTCGAAGGTCTGGACAGCTTCCGACCATTCCTGTTTCCGTTCACTGTCTGTTTGGTAGATTTCCTTCCAAGGGGGAAGGATAAATACAGATGGGTTATACCTCCATTTTTTGGCATATGCCTGCATCCGTTCGCTTATGGGTGATTGGATAAGTACACCGTAGCATATGGCATCCAAAAAACCTCGGTCAAAGAAGACCGGAAACTCCTTACTTTCCTTATCACAGGTCTCTCCAAAACTCATGACGGAACGTTCAAACATGACCTCCATAAACAACTCCTTGTCCTCCCATGGAAGAGCATTTCCGTCCATCTCCTGCTGTTCGCGGATAAGTTCACGGGCGACCTCGGGCACAACTTTATGGCCTCTGCTTATCAGTTCGTCCAATAGGGCTGTTTTCCCAACTCCGGGACCACCTCAGATGACATAAAAGTTGCTTTTAATCCTTTCCTCCACCATTTACTTTCTATACATATTTATCGGTCAATTACTATAAGGACGAGAATCCCCCTATCCCATTCGTCCTTTTTAGGGTTTCTTCCGTTTGTACACCAACTGGACCAGGCCCGTATCAAATGTTTTGGCAGTGACCAGTTCGAGCATTTGTTCGGGCCTGCCCTCCTTAAACAGCCTTATTCCTTCTCCGAGCAATACCGGTACCACCGAAATGGTCATTTCGTCTACGAGATCATCTTTCAACAACGCATCAATGATTTCTGCACCACCGTCACAATAGATGCCCTTTCCTTCCCCGCTTTTCAACTTTTTCACCAACACGCTAGGCCCATCCGAATGGAATATCACTTTGCCTTGATTTGACATGGCTCTCCTGGTGATGACATAAACATCCCTCTCCCCATTGTCATAGTGGCCAGGACCCATGGTCCCCAGGACATAATCATAGGTCTTTCTTCCGATGATGACCGTATCTACCGTTGCCGTGAATTCGGCATAGCCATAATCTTCCCCTTCTTTTTCTACTGAAGCCAAGAAACTAAGGTCGTCACCTGGTCCTGCAATAAACCCATCCAAGCTGGTGGCAATAAACAATGACAATTTTCTCATAGTGTTTTTTTTGACCAAAAAAACAAGATCCAGGCACCTGAGCAATTTATTGTCATCAACTGTCCCATTTTAAATCGATACGCACACAATATCCTTTAGGGTCTTTTTCCCTAAATACAATAAAAATACAGAAACCAGATGGACAAAACGTGAAGGCTGCTGGTCATGCCGGACTTTTCCGTTAAACCTGGGTTAAATCAAACTCACATTCGATAAGGGGCCTTATTCAATAGAGAAGCTCACACCACCCTGAGTTGAATATTTTTGGGGCCGGCCAATGGAAAGCATCCAACGGTCATAGGTGGCCTTGGCCAGCCATTGTACCTGATAGTTGTCTTTAAGCTCTGGGGCCGAAGCAGCTTTATTGGCAAGGCTGTGGGCCTGTTCATAAAGGGAACTGTCATGCATCGGGTTATGGTGAAGTATAAATGCTGCATGAAACCTATCAATGGGGCTAAATTCCGGCTCCTTGTCCATCACTTCTCTCACCTGTTCCAAGCGTAAACTGTCCCTTCTGCGCATTTCCTTGTGGAAAGGGCGAACAAAAAACTGGAGGTTCATCCTGTCCCCTTGGTCGGTAGAATAGGCATGGGCAAGCTCTTTGGAACTATTACCGGATGAAATAATGGGATCCGGCAAGGGACGCAGCAGCCCGATTACCAAACCGGTAAGGAGGATTCCCAACATGATAAACGGTGAATGAAACCTCTTTACCGATAGGTTGTTTCGCCACATCCATATAGTTCCCGCCAAAAGCATATAAATGATCATCCCACCGAGCAGGGCCAATAATAGGAATGCAAACCATGGATATCGGTAGGAGAAATAGGCCACAACCAAAAGGAGGGCGGCATAGGTTATCAGCTTCTTCATAATGATTGGATTTTATGACTTTTTTTCACTGGAGGGAATTAATGTACACCTGTCCAATTCGTTAACGGACACCTATTGTACACCATTGGACACCTTAGTCAATTGAAAAGCAATGAAATGTATCAGGATTATTTCTTAAAATGCATCTATTCAACCTCAGGAGCCAATTTGTCAGGTGACTTAAAACACCTCCATATTATTTGACCAAATATTTTCAATAACAGTACCGAAGCTTTCCGTAATAAGACCATATCGACCCCAACCACTCTCCTTTAACCCGGATTATGCGTTAGGAATCGTAGTGAGAGCTGAAATTGCAAGAAAATCAGTTAGTTTTCGGCATTAGCGTAGCGGTGCTACGCTAATGCCGAAAACTAAAGTGAAACGACTGATTTTGAAGCAGTTTCAGGTCGCAACAGATAGGCTAATGCATATTCCGGGTTTAAGTTAAAACCGGTACCAAAAAACGTTCATGGGGCTAAAAAAAAGTAAAAGCATTTTCCATAAAATCACAGAAAACATGGAAATCTCAGAAAAGCCTTATTTCATTCTGGGGGTTCTGTGCGTTCCGTGAGAAATAAAAACTACTGGCATGAAATCGTATAATCAGATATCAATACCTACTTCAGCATTATTCCAAGCCTTACTTCTTTCATCATAAACTTCAAGGCACACTTACTGTCGTATGAGTAAAATCAGCCCTGTTTTCTGTTAACCTTAAAAAAATACAATAGCGAGGTTTTGAGGCCTCGCTAAAGTTAATGATGTTTAAAGTGGCGAAACTTTCACACACCATGTCCAATCATACAAACCTTGCCGGACAACCGGTAATTTGCCTGTTGCTTTCTTTCCCCGGCAAATTATCGACAGTTGTGTCGGTAAGCACCTTGAGCGATGCCAATATTAACCGCAGCAGTGAGGTCTTTGCCTCAATATACCTGGAACTGAACAGGTCAATCCCCAGCTTTCAGGCGTTTTTGTAATCTTTACCAAACCATTTTTTCAGAAATTCAATCAGTTCCTCAAAGTGTTTTTTAAGAAAATCAAACACCTCCTCAATGGCCTCGTCAAGCGCATTTTCTACTGGATCAAACTCCTCCCCGTTAAAATACCGAGCTTTTGACCCTGGGCCGTCCGGAGAGCCATGATGTTCGTCAATGGACTTGCGCCAACGCTCGGCATGTGTGCGCCATTCATGCTGGTTGACCAATTCAGGTGCCTCGAACCAGACATTCCAGGACAGGATATTCCCCGGAGCTAGCATATTGCCCGATGCAATGTTGAACGCCTTCATGACCAGTTCATTGAATTCGTCCACCTTGGGATCATTGGTTTTGGTGATTTCCCCAATTTCGACATCCAGATGACCTACTGCCCATGCCATTTCACTATGGCGGCTAAATTCCGGGCTTTTAAATGTCGTGGACTCTCCTGCCCTCAAAGGGAAAATAGGCTGGTTTGGTTTGCTTGGACAATGCGTCTGCACTTTGATCGCGTGGGCCTTGTCCAAGGGGAACGGGTGATGGCTTTTTTCCAATATCGCCCACATCAATTGACCGAAAATCCCCTGCTTTGGACTAAACCATATTTTCCCTTCCACGGTCATGTCACCGGCCAATAATGGCCCTTTTGCTGGGGATTCAGGCGATTCGTCCACCCATCCCCGCTGGCCTGTGACGGTCACCTCCACATTAAGGCATACTTTATCAAAAATCCATACGCCTTGCTGAGGGCAAATAATCGAATATACCCTGCCCGTATCCGTATAGCCCAATCTTGAGATATAAGGGGCAAACATCTGGAAACACCGGGTGGACTCCTCCCCTCCCAGCACTGTCTTCCAACTAAATTCCGGCCATTTTACAGGCATCTGCCTTTGCAGCAGGTTGATATTGGCAAGATTGTCCAACATAGGCAAAGCGCTCAAATCAGGATCGGGATAAGCGCATTGCGGGTGTTTCTTAAGAAAGCCTCCTTTCCAACCCGGTACGGGCTTGGAGTTTTTTAAAGTGTACATGATTTTTTTGTTTAATGGTCAACATAAAATTGGGCCCTTCGGCCAAGATCGATTCAAAAAACCTTCTTATGAATGCCACTACGCCTTCCTAAAAATGACCAAGCCATTTCCACAGGTGTGTATCCGGATTCATGTGGTTACCATATCAGCACCTCATCGGGCTGCCTTCGTTCATTTTTCCTGAATAGGTTAAAGACCACCATAAACTCTTGGGTAGTGCCTGACATAAGGTAACTCCCATTGGTGGGAAATTCATACACATACCCCATTTTAAATTTATCAAAGACCAGTCCTGCCTGGAGATTATTGGCATAGTCTATCCGGTGTCCGCCGCCTATCCAGAACCTGTCCATAAATAAGGCCTTAACATTAAACTCTACATTATCGGGCAAATCCTGCTGCGACCTATAAAAGAAATTGGTACTAATCGCCAAGCTACTACTCAGCGCTTCCCGGTATCCTGCCTGTACGATATAGTTAACAGGCCGACCTTCCATGAAATCATCTCCACTGGAAATCCGCCCCCCATTTACCTGGTGTATGGCATAGGAAAGGTAATAGTTGGCATGGGTCAAGGCCAATCCTAAGTTAAAATCAACAATACTCATATCAGAAAAACCACCAATATAGTTACTGAGCACGTCATCGGCCTGCTGCTCAACAGTCATGGCCGTACCGTCCAACCTGACATTGGTATAACTTACCCCCGCTCCAAGCCGAAGGTTATGCTTGGCCGTCAATCTCACCCGACTGGCATAGGACACCACTAGTCCAGTCTCCTTAAATGCCCCGTATTGATCAAACAACAGGTTCAGCCCTACTGCATTTTTCCCCATTAGCGCGGGATCCTCACTTCCCTTCATCTCAGCAAAATCCAATTCCCCACTGAAGAACATGGTCTTGGGAGCCCCTTCATATCCACTCCATTGATTCCTTACAAACCCACGAAGGGTGCTTCCCTCATAACCTGTCAAGCCGGGATTATAATAACTCTGGAAAAAGCTGAACTGGCTGATGTACTTTCTGGATTGGCCCAGTACAGTCAATGACCCGACCAACATTAAAAGCAATATTAATAAGGCTATTTTGTTCATTTTGGCAAACTGGTTATTGATTAGCATACTGCTGTGTCCTGGCTGGTCGATATATTTGCTGATTTTTTTCATCTCCTCAATAAGTTTAATGTACCCCTTCTCACTTCTCCGGTTTCTCCCACTTCTATCACCCAGAAATAGGTTCCTGCCGCCATTTCCTTACCATTGAACGACCCGTCCCAGCGCTCTTCAGGGTTTTCGGAATAGAATAGCCTGTTTCCACTGCGCTCAAAGACCATGATCCTCACTCCGGTGTAGAACATCAGCTCCTCCACTCCCCAGGTATCATTGGCGCCATCTTGATTTGGGGTGAAGGTGTTATAGATCACGACCTCATCCAATGGCTCCCTTAGACGGTTAATGACAAACGACTTTTGCAATTGGTTGCCATCTGCGTCCGTCACTTCCAAAAGTACCTCAAACGCCCTTCTGCCCGGCAATGCTTCCGTGCTGCTCCAATAGAGCGTGTTCCCAGACAAATTGAAATAGGCATTGTCCATGGCACCCCCCGCTAAGGCCATTGAGTGCTGATCATCCACGGGGTCGATCACCGTAAGGACACCAACCGCTAATTGGGACCGGCCTATTTGAGCCGTAAAAGTATCATTGTCCAAGGCGACATCTTCGGGAGCAGGCTTGGGTAGGACGACCACCTCCTGGTAGGGCCCAGAAGCACTATTGGTGAGCCCTGGCGGTACCGTGATGGCTCCCTCCACCGTATAGCTTCCCCTACTCCTTGAGACAATGGAAGTCCTGTCCCATAAGACCGGTAAATTGATTATTTCATCATGACGTGTCCTTACCAGCACTTCCTCAGGAAGAGGGATTTGGTCTGGCAAAGTTCCCCAGTCGGTTTGCACTACCGGTTGTTCATAGAATTCCACAATCTCTATAGATTCAATGGTCAAGGTAGCCCCTTCAAACTGCAACAGGTAGTTGTCACCCGCAGCCAGGTTTCCCCTACCAATGGCATATGTTCCCACGGCTTCTCCAGCACTACGATCCAATTTTCCTGTAAGAACTTCATACCCATCACCATTGGCAAAACCAGTCGCCTGATAGGTAAAGTCGGGATCCTCGACGCCATAAATCCTGACATGATCATTTGCCCTTACCGTCAAGGTCGCAGGGGTGATATCAAAGCGGCCATCAACGTAGCTGATTGTATAATTCGAGGAGGTATAACCGGACGCCGTAACCGCATAAATGCCCACATTCTCACCAGCTGATCGCGAAACCGTCAAGCTGCCGCCAAGATCACCTTCATCATCGCCATTGGCAAAACCAGCATAGGAAACCGTCATCGCTGGATCGGCAGCGCCGTAAACTTTGGAATTATCTTCCGCTGTGACCGTCAAGGCCGCCAGAGTGATCTCAAAACTGCCGTCAACATAGCTGATTGTATAATTCGTAGAGGTATAGCCGGACGCCGTAACCGCATAAGTGCCCACATTCTCACCAGCTGCTCGTGAAACCGTCAAGCTGCCGCCAAGATCACCTTCATCATCACCATTGGCAAAACCTGAATAGGAAACCGTCATCGCTGGATCTGCAGCGCCGTAAACTTTGGACTTGTCTTCCGCTGTGACCGTCAAGGCCGCAGGGGTGATCTCAAAGCTGCCGTTAACGTAGCTGATTGTATAATTCGAGGAGGTATAGCCGGAAGCCGTAACCGCATAAGTGCCCACATTCTCACCAGCTGCTCGCGAAACCGTCATGCTGCCGCCAAGATCACCTTCATCATCACCATTGGCAAAGCCTGAATAGGAAACCGTCATCGCTGGATCGGCAGCGCCGTAAACTTTGGAATTATCTTCCGCTGTGACCGTCAAGGCCGCCGGAGTGATCTCAAAACTGCCGTCAACGTAGCTGACCATGTAATTCGTAGAGGTATAACCAGAAGCCGTAACCGCATAAGTTCCCACATTCTCACCAACTGCTCGCGAAACCGTCATGCTGCCGCCAAGATCACCTTCATCATCGCCATTGGCAAAACCTGAATAGGAAACCGTCATCGCTGGATCGGCAGCGCCGTAAACTTTGGACTTGTCTTCCGCTGTGACCGTCAGGGGCGCAGGGGTGATCTCAAAGCTCCCGTCAACGTAGCTGATTGTATAATTCGTAGAGGTATAGCCAGAGGCCGTAACCGCATAAGTGCCCACATTCTCACCAACTGCTCGTGAAACCGTCATGCTGCCGCCAAGATCACCTTCATCATCGCCATTGGCAAAACCAGCATACGAAACCGTCATCGCTGGATCGGCAGCGCCGTAAACTTTTGATTTGTCTTCCGCTGTGACCGTCAAGGCCGCCGGAGTGATCTCAAAGCTCCCGTCAACGTAGCTGATTGTATAATTCGACGAGGTATAGCCAGAGGCCGTAACCGCATAAGTGCCCACATTCTCACCAGCTGATCGCGAAACCGTCATGCTGCCGCCAAGATCACCTTCATCGTCGCCATTGGCAAAACCTGAATAGGAAACCGTCATCGCTGGATCGGCAGCACCGTAAACTTTTGATTTGTCTTCCGCTGTGACCGTCAAGGCCGCCGGAGTGATCTCAAAACTGCCGTCAACGTAGCTGATTGTATAATTCGTAGAGGTATAGCCGGACGCCGTAACCGCATAAATGCCCACATTCTCACCAGCTGCTCGTGAAACCGTCAAGCTGCCGCCAAGATCACCTTCATCATCGCCATTGGCAAAACCAGCATAGGAAACCGTCATTGCTGGATCTGCAGAACCATAAACTTTGGACTTGTCTTCCGCTGTGACAGTCAAGGCCGCCGGAGTGATCTCAAAACTGCCATCAACGTAGCTGACCGTGTAATTCATAGAGGTATAACCAGAAGCCGTAACCGCATAAATGCCCACATTCTCACCAGCTGATCGCGAAACCGTCATGCTGCCACCAAGATTGCCTTCATCATCACCATTGGCAAAACCTGCATAGGAAACCGTCATCGCTGGATCGGCAGCGCCGTAAACTTTGGAATTGTCTTCCGCTGTGACAGTCAAGGCCGCCGGAGTGATCTCAAAACTGCCGTCAACGTAGCTGACCGTGTAATTCATAGAGGTATAACCAGAAGCCGTAACCGCATAAGTGCCCACATTCTCACCAGCTGATCGCGAAACCGTCATGCTGCCGCCAAGATTACCTTCATCATCACCAT
Coding sequences within it:
- the tnpB gene encoding IS66 family insertion sequence element accessory protein TnpB (TnpB, as the term is used for proteins encoded by IS66 family insertion elements, is considered an accessory protein, since TnpC, encoded by a neighboring gene, is a DDE family transposase.); this encodes MFSLGSQHQYFLYRSPVDMRKGFNGLYGMVINELDRDPVSGEVFVFVNRHRNLIKLLHWEKGGFVVYYKRLEKGTFLLPEDRGDGVLEWPELVLMVEGIQVDGYRQRPRYIPG
- the tnpA gene encoding IS66 family insertion sequence element accessory protein TnpA, whose protein sequence is MNLQAEMASLVEEFKTTGLTQKSFSEQKGIGFHKFNYWYRKLRDEQPAGTTGFLPVRTQGSSVPAEAMEVVYPNGVKLRVPARDLSLLSGLIRLY
- a CDS encoding ATP-binding protein, whose product is MEVLVTKYRELIGSIKTRFVRGLAEHINWKAQAVCIEGARGTGKSTLMLQHIKSNLPLDKTLYLSVDDLYFKQHTLIDVAEQFYHHGGRHLFLDEVHKYADWQREVKNLYDFKPQLQLVVSGSSILALQRSEADLSRRMLRYHLPELSLREFIALKERLVLPSFTLTDVLEHHTQIVDELKSKLESPLKSFRDYLTMGAYPFFLEGGKQDYLMRLNQLINVIIDYDLPEARSLESSTQAKLKKLLYIISTAVPFTPNIARLADQVGTSRSRLLEMLDLLEKAQLIHNLRSAAFGVSLMNKPEKVLLHNTSLIMALAEGQPNAGNLRETFFYTQLSGAGHRVTYPKAGDFLIDGSYTFEIGGKGKSEKQIAGIQNAFLALDDLEYGTAKKIPLWLFGFLY
- a CDS encoding dihydrofolate reductase family protein, which encodes MRKLSLFIATSLDGFIAGPGDDLSFLASVEKEGEDYGYAEFTATVDTVIIGRKTYDYVLGTMGPGHYDNGERDVYVITRRAMSNQGKVIFHSDGPSVLVKKLKSGEGKGIYCDGGAEIIDALLKDDLVDEMTISVVPVLLGEGIRLFKEGRPEQMLELVTAKTFDTGLVQLVYKRKKP
- a CDS encoding PorP/SprF family type IX secretion system membrane protein, with protein sequence MKKISKYIDQPGHSSMLINNQFAKMNKIALLILLLMLVGSLTVLGQSRKYISQFSFFQSYYNPGLTGYEGSTLRGFVRNQWSGYEGAPKTMFFSGELDFAEMKGSEDPALMGKNAVGLNLLFDQYGAFKETGLVVSYASRVRLTAKHNLRLGAGVSYTNVRLDGTAMTVEQQADDVLSNYIGGFSDMSIVDFNLGLALTHANYYLSYAIHQVNGGRISSGDDFMEGRPVNYIVQAGYREALSSSLAISTNFFYRSQQDLPDNVEFNVKALFMDRFWIGGGHRIDYANNLQAGLVFDKFKMGYVYEFPTNGSYLMSGTTQEFMVVFNLFRKNERRQPDEVLIW
- the tnpC gene encoding IS66 family transposase, translated to MSKPLDQLTKAELLALLQKSEQQVADRERVIAEKERILAEKEAYEKQLLALIEKFKRMAFAQKRERFEGNKDQLNLLFEPTQEQEQQQQEGFSRKVEYIRKKRPAHTGRQPLPDHLPVEEIEIHPEGDLSGMECIGKEVTEELDYIPAQYIRRRYIRYKYAPKDRYSSAGVKIGLLPERAIPKGIPGYGLLTDILTRKYLEHMPLYRQAQRFKREKIPIAPTTLEGWVKQGLEKLEPLYDCLVADTKAMGYLMVDESTIRVLDSDKKGACHTGYYWVYHNPLENTVLFDYQPTRSKGGPSAILENFQGYLQSDGYAVYEHYAANKEITHLACWAHARRKYFETLVENKKLASEALGFIGKLYDVEKKAKKLNLSAEDRKKLRLDEALPVINKMSEWIKKQLPKALPKSGLRKALFYSANRWAELSNYLYDGELEIDNNLVEREIRSMVVGRKNYLFAGSHKAAQRTAMIYSFFGICKLHDVNPQQCLEHALRNIMTINHKNIRDLYPQNFNFTTRV
- a CDS encoding helix-turn-helix transcriptional regulator; this translates as MNSYIEKYRGIHPGIVLERELKRRAIKKHPFALSIHEYPQTLNAITKGRRSLNTALALKIEDKLGLEGGTLAVFQTYFNIQKEKNKLPTNKPNMSMLRKSLFWDTDIQKID